The following coding sequences are from one Psychrobacter sp. AH5 window:
- a CDS encoding tryptophan--tRNA ligase has translation MTNNNNTEANSSQVKRILTGIKPTGIPHLGNYVGAIRPAIESIQNSDDEAFFFLADYHGIIGCYDPAIIHESTKAIAATWIACGLDPERVTFYRQSDVPEITELAWILNCSCAKGLMNRAHAYKAAVDINNEKSDVDVDQGITMGLFGYPVLMAADILMFNATHVPVGRDQVQHIEMARDIAGTFNHRYKPLFTLPNAVVNDDIPLLTGLDGRKMSKSYNNTIPLFGDGNPQVSSEKQMHKAIMKIVTNSQLPDEPKDADDSAIFEIYKAFATPAEIAAMREQFATGIGWGDAKQALFEKINNEIAPFRARYEELMANPKELEEILQMGAQKARRHSRKQLDKTRRAIGIRPLAKLK, from the coding sequence ATGACCAATAATAACAACACTGAAGCCAATAGCTCGCAAGTCAAACGTATTTTGACCGGTATCAAGCCTACCGGTATTCCGCACTTAGGCAATTATGTCGGCGCTATTCGCCCCGCTATTGAATCTATTCAAAACAGCGATGATGAAGCGTTCTTTTTTTTAGCCGACTATCACGGGATTATCGGCTGCTATGATCCTGCTATCATTCACGAGTCAACCAAAGCCATCGCTGCTACTTGGATCGCTTGTGGCCTAGACCCTGAGCGTGTCACTTTTTATCGTCAGTCCGATGTGCCTGAGATCACCGAGCTGGCTTGGATACTCAATTGTTCCTGCGCAAAGGGGCTGATGAACCGTGCCCACGCTTATAAAGCCGCTGTCGATATCAATAACGAAAAATCCGACGTCGATGTTGATCAAGGGATCACTATGGGGCTATTTGGCTACCCGGTGCTGATGGCAGCTGATATCTTAATGTTCAACGCCACGCATGTGCCCGTGGGCCGTGATCAGGTGCAGCATATCGAGATGGCGCGTGATATTGCCGGTACCTTTAATCATCGCTATAAGCCGCTGTTTACGCTACCTAATGCAGTAGTTAATGACGATATCCCACTGCTGACTGGCCTTGATGGCCGCAAAATGAGTAAAAGCTATAACAACACTATTCCGCTGTTTGGCGATGGTAATCCACAAGTCAGTAGTGAAAAGCAAATGCATAAAGCCATTATGAAGATCGTTACTAACTCACAGCTACCCGATGAGCCAAAAGACGCTGATGACTCTGCTATTTTTGAGATCTATAAAGCCTTTGCTACTCCTGCTGAGATTGCCGCTATGCGCGAGCAATTCGCGACCGGTATTGGTTGGGGCGATGCCAAGCAAGCGCTGTTTGAGAAAATCAATAATGAGATTGCCCCTTTCCGTGCTCGTTATGAAGAGCTGATGGCCAATCCAAAAGAGCTTGAAGAAATCTTACAAATGGGCGCGCAAAAGGCTCGTCGTCATAGCCGCAAGCAGCTGGATAAAACCCGCCGCGCTATCGGTATCCGCCCGCTTGCTAAGCTTAAGTAA
- a CDS encoding segregation/condensation protein A has product MTINTDIEASIKNDITLRIYQTPIANLPDDLYVPPGAFAIWLEQFAGPLDFLLYLVKKNNVDLTQMAILPITEQYLAYIKELDTAHFELAGDYLLMASTLIAIKTELLLPKPQTPTDERDPKAELIERLEAYAQIKEASRRLDALVRLERDVFLAMASLPNTEVMQAQLPSYSPTLLVDSLFKMQLQPDYQMHNIKVDAVPLEDRIASISRQLSGANALAFYQLLDKSQGKIGVVVSFVAVLELMKRQLVGVVEGDNNEDKDQLQLQWLV; this is encoded by the coding sequence ATTACTATTAATACTGATATTGAAGCTAGCATCAAAAACGACATCACCTTACGTATTTATCAAACGCCAATCGCCAACTTGCCGGATGATTTGTATGTGCCGCCTGGGGCGTTTGCGATTTGGCTTGAGCAGTTCGCCGGTCCCTTAGATTTTCTGTTATATTTGGTGAAAAAAAATAACGTTGATCTGACGCAAATGGCCATCTTGCCGATTACCGAGCAGTATTTGGCTTATATCAAGGAGCTTGATACAGCGCATTTTGAGCTGGCCGGCGACTATCTATTGATGGCTTCGACCTTGATAGCTATTAAGACTGAGCTATTACTACCCAAACCACAAACCCCTACCGATGAGCGCGATCCCAAAGCTGAGCTAATAGAGCGCTTAGAAGCCTACGCGCAGATTAAGGAGGCAAGTCGGCGCTTAGATGCGCTGGTTCGTCTTGAGCGCGATGTATTCTTAGCGATGGCAAGCCTGCCTAATACTGAGGTGATGCAAGCGCAGCTGCCGAGCTACTCACCAACGTTACTGGTAGATAGTCTGTTTAAGATGCAATTGCAGCCTGATTATCAGATGCATAATATCAAAGTCGATGCGGTGCCACTAGAAGATCGTATCGCTAGTATCAGTCGCCAATTAAGCGGTGCTAATGCGCTAGCCTTTTATCAATTATTAGACAAGTCTCAAGGTAAAATCGGCGTGGTGGTGAGCTTTGTGGCGGTATTGGAGCTGATGAAACGTCAGTTAGTAGGAGTGGTTGAAGGTGATAACAATGAAGATAAGGATCAGTTGCAATTACAA